A single genomic interval of Sceloporus undulatus isolate JIND9_A2432 ecotype Alabama chromosome 2, SceUnd_v1.1, whole genome shotgun sequence harbors:
- the HESX1 gene encoding homeobox expressed in ES cells 1 isoform X1, with protein sequence MAGRSLCPHNTAAHNHQNKPSLGENKNPPCSFSIESILGIERKKDGTPAAKPHRPWVDKCNDFGADCNPCLPSIAYAIPLFNARSYPEEEERVLKCENYFAVNEKLSYKRELSWYRGRRLRTAFTRNQIEVLENVFRVNSYPGIDVREELAQKLDLAEDRIQIWFQNRRAKLKRSHRESQFLMVKNTFSQNMVK encoded by the exons ATGGCAGGCAGATCACTATGCCCTCATAACACAGCTGCTCATAATCATCAGAATAAACCCAGTCTTGGGGAAAATAAAAACCCACCATGTTCATTTTCCATTGAAAGCATTTTGGGGATAGAGCGGAAGAAAGATGGCACTCCAGCTGCAAAGCCCCACAGGCCATGGGTGGATAAATGCAATGATTTCG GAGCAGATTGCAACCCTTGTCTACCTTCCATTGCCTATGCGATTCCTTTGTTTAATGCAAGAAGCTatccagaggaagaagaaagagttcTCAAATGTGAAAACTACTTTGCAGTCAATGAAAAGCTTTCATACAAAAGGGAATTAAGCTGGTACAGAGGTAGGAGGCTGAGGACcgcattcactcgaaaccag ATTGAAGTACTGGAAAATGTTTTTAGAGTGAACTCTTATCCTGGCATTGATGTTAGAGAAGAACTAGCTCAAAAACTAGATTTAGCTGAAGACAGGATCcag atttggttccagaatcggCGAGCAAAGCTGAAGCGATCCCATAGAGAATCTCAATTTCTAATGGTGAAAAATACTTTCTCTCAAAACATGGTAAAATAG
- the HESX1 gene encoding homeobox expressed in ES cells 1 isoform X2, with amino-acid sequence MELALIKGSSLMENKNPPCSFSIESILGIERKKDGTPAAKPHRPWVDKCNDFGADCNPCLPSIAYAIPLFNARSYPEEEERVLKCENYFAVNEKLSYKRELSWYRGRRLRTAFTRNQIEVLENVFRVNSYPGIDVREELAQKLDLAEDRIQIWFQNRRAKLKRSHRESQFLMVKNTFSQNMVK; translated from the exons ATGGAATTGGCCCTGATAAAAGGTTCTTCCTTAAT GGAAAATAAAAACCCACCATGTTCATTTTCCATTGAAAGCATTTTGGGGATAGAGCGGAAGAAAGATGGCACTCCAGCTGCAAAGCCCCACAGGCCATGGGTGGATAAATGCAATGATTTCG GAGCAGATTGCAACCCTTGTCTACCTTCCATTGCCTATGCGATTCCTTTGTTTAATGCAAGAAGCTatccagaggaagaagaaagagttcTCAAATGTGAAAACTACTTTGCAGTCAATGAAAAGCTTTCATACAAAAGGGAATTAAGCTGGTACAGAGGTAGGAGGCTGAGGACcgcattcactcgaaaccag ATTGAAGTACTGGAAAATGTTTTTAGAGTGAACTCTTATCCTGGCATTGATGTTAGAGAAGAACTAGCTCAAAAACTAGATTTAGCTGAAGACAGGATCcag atttggttccagaatcggCGAGCAAAGCTGAAGCGATCCCATAGAGAATCTCAATTTCTAATGGTGAAAAATACTTTCTCTCAAAACATGGTAAAATAG